From a region of the Bacillus oleivorans genome:
- a CDS encoding class I SAM-dependent methyltransferase — protein MKLERILPFSRRLLEKTISEGDIVVDATVGNGHDTLFLARLVGKHGKVYGFDIQKEAIATAKFRLEEHKMLDQVLLFQQGHEKLLDCIPPVHHKKIKAAVFNLGYLPGGDKTIVTRPQTTIKALEQLLTVMPSEGLIVLVIYPGHPEGAVERDYIIRYAEKLDQHYVHVLQYKFINQVNHPPFIIALEKI, from the coding sequence ATGAAGCTAGAACGAATTCTTCCTTTTTCCCGGAGATTATTGGAAAAAACCATTTCTGAAGGGGATATCGTTGTTGATGCAACAGTGGGAAATGGCCATGACACTCTATTTCTAGCCCGTTTAGTTGGGAAACACGGAAAAGTTTATGGTTTTGATATCCAAAAAGAAGCAATAGCCACAGCTAAGTTTCGCTTAGAAGAACACAAGATGCTTGACCAAGTCCTTTTATTTCAGCAAGGACATGAAAAACTGCTCGATTGCATACCTCCTGTTCACCATAAAAAAATTAAAGCCGCGGTCTTTAACCTGGGCTATTTGCCAGGCGGGGATAAAACGATCGTTACTAGACCCCAAACGACCATTAAGGCTCTCGAACAATTACTAACCGTAATGCCATCCGAAGGGTTAATTGTGCTTGTCATTTATCCTGGCCATCCCGAAGGTGCCGTGGAACGTGATTATATCATTCGATACGCGGAAAAACTTGATCAGCATTATGTTCACGTACTTCAATACAAATTTATCAACCAAGTAAACCATCCTCCGTTTATTATTGCGTTGGAAAAAATCTAA
- a CDS encoding LLM class flavin-dependent oxidoreductase produces the protein MNSIKLSILDQSAISEGQSATEALRNTLALAKWADQAGFERFWVSEHHDSESLAGSAPEVLISHLASHTSEIRVGSGGVMLTHYSPYKVAENFKLLEALFPKRIDLGIGRAPGGMPRASYALGDGKPRNVNKYPIQIDELNMYLHNTIPADHPYFGLKATPVSVSVPNVWMLGSSPSSAALAAEKGLPYSFALFINGEGGESYMRNYRQQFRPSPYLKSPKTMVSVFAVCADTDEKANYLAGSMDLNMLRSTLGMPSKGIPHPEQFLEYPLNPFEKKSVDYNRNRMIVGSPKTVKEKILRIAEAYETDEIMIAAIMYDFKDKLHSYKLIAHEFGM, from the coding sequence GTGAACTCAATTAAATTAAGTATTTTGGATCAATCCGCTATTTCGGAGGGACAATCTGCTACTGAGGCTTTAAGAAATACATTAGCGTTAGCGAAATGGGCGGATCAAGCTGGTTTTGAACGGTTTTGGGTGTCAGAGCATCATGACTCCGAATCTTTGGCAGGGTCTGCACCCGAAGTTCTTATTTCTCATTTGGCGAGTCATACTAGTGAAATTCGAGTTGGATCGGGCGGTGTCATGCTGACTCATTATAGCCCGTATAAGGTGGCTGAAAACTTTAAGCTTTTAGAGGCACTATTTCCGAAGCGAATTGATTTAGGGATTGGAAGGGCGCCAGGAGGAATGCCGCGGGCTTCCTATGCACTAGGCGACGGAAAACCGCGTAATGTAAACAAATATCCCATCCAAATTGATGAATTGAATATGTATCTTCACAATACTATTCCAGCTGACCATCCTTATTTCGGCTTAAAAGCGACCCCCGTTTCGGTTAGTGTCCCTAATGTATGGATGCTTGGTTCTAGTCCCTCGAGTGCTGCTCTTGCTGCAGAGAAAGGATTACCATACTCTTTTGCCCTTTTTATCAACGGGGAAGGCGGGGAGTCATATATGAGAAACTATCGTCAACAATTTAGACCATCCCCTTATTTAAAAAGCCCTAAAACGATGGTGTCTGTATTTGCAGTTTGTGCGGATACAGATGAGAAAGCAAATTATTTAGCAGGAAGTATGGATTTAAACATGCTGCGAAGTACTCTGGGTATGCCTTCAAAAGGAATACCCCACCCTGAACAATTTTTAGAGTATCCATTAAACCCATTTGAAAAAAAGAGCGTCGACTATAACCGAAACCGAATGATCGTCGGTTCACCTAAAACCGTTAAAGAGAAAATCCTCCGAATTGCAGAAGCTTATGAAACCGATGAAATCATGATTGCTGCGATTATGTATGATTTTAAAGACAAACTTCATTCCTATAAGCTGATTGCTCATGAGTTTGGGATGTGA
- a CDS encoding tetraprenyl-beta-curcumene synthase family protein translates to MAIPTKPLSLMRQVFMRVFPIVSEELSYWHERAKQIPNDELRKQAIASIENKTFHCQGGSILSLLAEADYKKIIKFIVAYQTISDYLDNLCDRSTSLDPADFEQLHLSMKHSVTVGASCENYYCYRADQNDGGYLEELVLTCQSILKQSPFYGGIKDYLIELCQYYCDLQVHKHVTIEEREARLINWFQKHQTSIPEMEWYEFSACSGSTLGIFCLVSYSFRQDFPDIPFEPIKTGYFPYVQGLHILLDYFIDQEEDQTEGDLNFCSYYSDSDHMADRLVFFFNQAEKHIEQIPHAGFHKLINRGLLGVYLSDLKVGKKDDRHKKVVKQLLKSGGPTGYFFYWNRKAYETVKKWKPAVSQ, encoded by the coding sequence ATGGCTATACCAACAAAGCCGCTATCCTTAATGAGACAGGTTTTTATGAGAGTGTTTCCTATTGTAAGCGAAGAGCTTTCTTATTGGCATGAACGCGCTAAACAAATTCCTAATGACGAACTTCGCAAGCAGGCGATTGCCAGTATTGAAAATAAGACCTTTCATTGTCAAGGAGGCTCTATCTTATCTTTATTGGCCGAAGCTGACTATAAAAAAATAATAAAATTCATTGTTGCTTATCAGACGATTAGTGATTATTTGGATAATCTTTGTGACAGAAGCACTTCACTCGATCCTGCTGATTTCGAACAGCTCCATTTATCGATGAAGCATTCCGTTACAGTGGGGGCTAGTTGTGAAAATTATTATTGTTACCGGGCCGATCAAAATGATGGAGGATATTTAGAGGAATTAGTGCTTACCTGTCAAAGCATTTTAAAGCAATCTCCCTTTTATGGCGGGATTAAAGATTATCTGATAGAGCTCTGTCAATATTATTGTGACTTACAGGTCCATAAGCATGTAACGATTGAAGAAAGAGAAGCAAGGCTCATCAATTGGTTTCAAAAGCATCAAACAAGCATTCCGGAAATGGAGTGGTACGAGTTTTCGGCGTGCTCGGGTTCGACCCTTGGCATTTTTTGTCTAGTGTCTTATTCCTTTAGACAGGACTTTCCTGATATTCCGTTTGAACCTATAAAAACTGGTTATTTCCCTTATGTGCAGGGGTTACATATTTTATTAGACTATTTTATTGATCAAGAAGAGGATCAAACTGAAGGAGATTTAAACTTTTGCTCCTATTACAGTGATAGTGACCATATGGCAGACCGTTTAGTTTTCTTTTTCAATCAGGCTGAAAAACACATTGAACAAATCCCTCATGCTGGCTTCCATAAGCTTATTAATCGAGGGTTGCTCGGGGTTTATCTATCTGATTTAAAGGTAGGCAAAAAAGATGATCGTCATAAAAAAGTGGTTAAGCAGCTTCTGAAATCAGGAGGTCCGACCGGTTATTTTTTTTATTGGAACCGGAAGGCATATGAAACGGTGAAAAAATGGAAGCCTGCGGTATCTCAATAA
- a CDS encoding TIGR01212 family radical SAM protein (This family includes YhcC from E. coli K-12, an uncharacterized radical SAM protein.) — MRENPFPYASDHKRYHTWNYHLTHHFGHKVFKIALDGGFDCPNRDGTVAHGGCTFCSAAGSGDFAGNRAEDLYTQFEKIKAKMHHKWKDGKYIAYFQAFTNTHAPVEVLREKYETVLKQEGVVGLSIATRPDCLPDDVVQYLAELNDRTYLWVELGLQTVHQKTADLINRAHDYSCYVKGVEKLRKHGIRVCSHIINGLPLESYEMMMETAREVAKLDVQGIKIHLLHLLKGTPLVKQYEKGMLEFLSFEDYVKLTCDQLEILPPEMIIHRVTGDGPIDLMIGPMWSVNKWEVLNEIDRELMRRNSFQGKFFRPEVKERIV; from the coding sequence ATGCGAGAAAATCCATTTCCTTATGCGAGTGATCATAAAAGATATCATACCTGGAACTACCATCTAACACATCACTTTGGTCATAAAGTGTTTAAAATTGCATTAGATGGCGGTTTTGATTGTCCGAACCGTGATGGAACGGTTGCCCATGGCGGATGTACATTTTGCAGTGCAGCTGGTTCTGGCGATTTTGCCGGGAACCGGGCAGAAGATTTATATACTCAGTTTGAAAAAATTAAAGCTAAAATGCATCATAAGTGGAAAGACGGCAAGTATATCGCGTACTTCCAAGCCTTTACAAACACGCATGCACCTGTTGAGGTTTTGCGGGAAAAGTATGAAACCGTCTTAAAACAAGAAGGTGTGGTTGGTCTATCGATTGCAACCAGACCGGACTGTTTGCCAGATGATGTGGTTCAGTATTTAGCAGAACTTAACGATCGTACCTATCTATGGGTAGAGCTTGGTCTGCAAACTGTGCACCAAAAAACAGCTGATTTAATTAATCGTGCTCATGACTATTCATGCTATGTTAAAGGCGTTGAAAAATTAAGAAAGCATGGCATACGGGTTTGTTCCCATATCATCAATGGCTTGCCACTGGAAAGCTATGAGATGATGATGGAGACAGCAAGGGAAGTAGCCAAGCTCGATGTTCAAGGAATAAAAATTCACTTGTTGCATTTATTAAAAGGAACACCGCTGGTCAAGCAATACGAAAAAGGAATGCTTGAATTTTTATCATTTGAGGACTATGTCAAGCTGACCTGTGACCAATTAGAAATTTTACCTCCTGAAATGATTATTCACCGCGTAACTGGAGACGGGCCAATTGATTTAATGATCGGACCGATGTGGAGTGTTAATAAGTGGGAGGTTTTAAACGAAATTGACCGAGAATTAATGCGTCGAAATAGCTTTCAAGGCAAGTTTTTTCGACCTGAAGTAAAGGAGAGAATCGTATGA
- the leuS gene encoding leucine--tRNA ligase: MSFHHQEIEKKWQTYWDKNKTFKATDDIGKKKFYALDMFPYPSGAGLHVGHPEGYTATDIVARMKRMQGYNVLHPMGWDAFGLPAEQYALDTGNDPAEFTQKNIETFKRQIKSLGFSYDWDREVNTTDPNYYKWTQWIFTKLYEKGLAYVDEVPVNWCPALGTVLANEEVIDGKSERGGHPVIRKPMRQWVLRITAYADRLLEDLEELDWPESLKDMQRNWIGRSEGAQITFDIDETDETFTVFTTRPDTLFGATYAVLAPEHPLVEKITTPEQKDKVEAYLKEIQSKSDLERTDLAKDKTGVFTGAYAVNPVNDEKMPIWIADYVLMSYGTGAIMAVPGHDERDYEFAKKFDLPIKEVVAGGDVTKEAYTGDGEHINSDFLNGLGKAEAIAKMIDWLEEKGVGERKVTYRLRDWLFSRQRYWGEPIPIIQWEDGTSTTIPVEELPLLLPKTDEIKPSGTGESPLANIEEWVNVVDEKTGKKGRRETNTMPQWAGSCWYFLRFIDPHNEHVLADPEKLKHWLPVDLYIGGAEHAVLHLLYARFWHKFLYDIGVVPTKEPFQKLFNQGMILGENNEKMSKSKGNVVNPDEIVTTHGADTLRLYEMFMGPLDASIAWSTTGLDGARRFLDRVWRLYVNDTGTLNEKITDQRSSQLEKVYHQTVKKVTEDFEILHFNTAISQMMVFVNEAYKAEQLPIEYMKGFVKLLSPICPHIAEELWEKLGGTDTITYQEWPAYDESKLIDNEIEVVIQINGKVKAKMVVPRDTDKIQLEELARNDEKVLAQLEGKTIRKVIAVPGKLVNIVAS; encoded by the coding sequence ATGAGTTTTCATCATCAGGAAATTGAAAAGAAGTGGCAAACATATTGGGACAAAAATAAAACCTTTAAGGCCACTGATGACATTGGAAAGAAAAAGTTTTATGCATTGGATATGTTTCCTTATCCATCTGGAGCCGGTCTCCATGTCGGGCATCCAGAAGGATATACAGCTACTGATATTGTAGCCCGTATGAAACGGATGCAAGGATATAATGTACTGCATCCGATGGGCTGGGATGCATTTGGTCTTCCGGCAGAGCAATACGCTCTTGACACAGGAAATGACCCTGCTGAATTTACACAAAAAAATATTGAGACCTTTAAACGTCAGATTAAGTCTCTTGGGTTTTCGTACGATTGGGACCGTGAAGTAAATACAACCGACCCGAATTATTATAAATGGACGCAATGGATTTTTACAAAGCTTTATGAAAAAGGGCTTGCCTATGTTGATGAGGTCCCGGTTAACTGGTGCCCAGCGCTTGGAACAGTTCTTGCCAATGAGGAAGTGATTGATGGGAAAAGTGAGCGGGGCGGACATCCGGTTATTCGGAAGCCAATGAGACAATGGGTGCTACGCATCACAGCTTATGCAGATCGTCTGCTTGAAGATCTAGAAGAGCTAGATTGGCCTGAAAGTCTAAAAGATATGCAGCGTAACTGGATTGGCCGTTCAGAGGGTGCGCAAATCACATTCGATATTGATGAAACAGACGAAACATTTACCGTCTTTACAACTAGACCTGATACGCTTTTTGGCGCAACCTATGCCGTACTTGCACCTGAGCATCCGCTTGTAGAAAAAATTACAACTCCTGAGCAAAAAGACAAAGTGGAAGCTTATCTGAAGGAAATTCAAAGCAAGAGTGACCTTGAAAGAACGGACCTTGCAAAGGATAAAACAGGTGTATTTACTGGGGCTTATGCGGTGAACCCGGTTAATGATGAAAAAATGCCAATTTGGATTGCCGATTACGTTCTGATGAGCTATGGAACCGGAGCGATTATGGCTGTACCTGGCCATGATGAAAGAGACTATGAATTTGCGAAAAAATTTGATCTCCCAATCAAAGAGGTAGTTGCAGGCGGAGATGTAACAAAAGAAGCTTACACCGGTGATGGAGAACATATTAACTCAGATTTCCTAAATGGCCTTGGCAAAGCAGAAGCGATTGCCAAAATGATTGATTGGCTTGAGGAAAAAGGTGTAGGAGAACGGAAAGTTACTTATCGTCTCAGAGACTGGCTCTTTAGCCGTCAGCGTTATTGGGGTGAACCGATTCCAATTATCCAATGGGAAGACGGTACATCGACAACAATCCCAGTAGAGGAGCTTCCGCTGCTTCTTCCAAAAACGGATGAAATTAAGCCATCTGGTACTGGTGAATCACCGCTTGCTAATATTGAAGAATGGGTTAATGTCGTTGACGAAAAGACAGGTAAAAAAGGTCGCCGTGAAACGAATACGATGCCACAATGGGCCGGAAGCTGCTGGTACTTCTTAAGATTTATCGATCCACATAATGAGCACGTACTGGCTGATCCGGAAAAACTAAAACACTGGCTTCCGGTTGACCTTTATATTGGAGGGGCTGAGCACGCCGTTCTTCACCTGCTTTATGCTCGGTTCTGGCATAAGTTCCTATATGATATCGGGGTAGTTCCAACAAAAGAGCCGTTCCAAAAGCTGTTTAACCAAGGGATGATTCTTGGTGAAAATAATGAAAAAATGAGTAAATCAAAAGGAAATGTTGTTAACCCTGATGAAATTGTAACGACTCACGGGGCGGACACACTCAGACTTTATGAAATGTTTATGGGACCGCTTGACGCTTCCATTGCCTGGTCCACAACAGGACTAGATGGGGCAAGAAGATTCCTTGACCGTGTCTGGCGGCTTTATGTTAACGATACTGGTACTCTCAATGAAAAAATTACAGATCAGCGTTCGTCTCAGCTTGAAAAGGTGTATCATCAAACGGTGAAAAAGGTAACAGAGGATTTCGAAATTCTTCACTTTAATACGGCGATTTCACAAATGATGGTTTTCGTAAATGAAGCATATAAGGCAGAACAGCTCCCAATCGAGTACATGAAAGGCTTTGTTAAACTGCTTTCTCCAATTTGTCCGCATATTGCAGAAGAACTATGGGAAAAACTTGGCGGAACTGATACGATTACGTATCAAGAATGGCCAGCTTATGATGAATCAAAGCTGATTGATAACGAGATTGAAGTAGTTATTCAAATTAACGGTAAGGTGAAAGCTAAAATGGTTGTGCCACGGGATACTGATAAAATACAACTTGAAGAGCTTGCGAGAAACGACGAGAAAGTTCTGGCCCAGCTTGAAGGAAAGACGATCCGAAAAGTGATTGCGGTTCCTGGAAAACTCGTAAACATCGTTGCCAGCTAA
- a CDS encoding MDR family MFS transporter, giving the protein MPRSIWLLVIGMAVSITGSSFLWPLNAIYIHDHLGKTLTVAGVVLLLNQAASVLGNLVGGAIFDKLGGYRSMLLGVSISLFAAVGLFFWHGWPHYVYLLIILGFGSGIIIPAMYAMAGSVWPEGGRKAFNALYVAQNLGVAIGSALGGFVAAYRFDYTFMANALLFIMFFLIAVIGYRTIQVQTVDISTSVIKNAGPVKNYTKLTALLILCFGYMLCWIGYVQWQSTIATYTQDLSISLEQYSLLWTVNGALIVLAQPLLAMVVKVLKSIKLQIVVGMIIFIISFLMVGTADEYAGFLSAMIILTFGEMLVWPAVPTIAHSLAPKGREGFYQGIVNSTATCGRMLGPLFGGIMVDQYGMEVLFIALVILCVIGIFTTLLYDRKLKKTEVQHSSMSANV; this is encoded by the coding sequence GTGCCTCGTTCAATTTGGCTTTTGGTAATTGGGATGGCGGTTAGTATTACGGGCAGTTCTTTTTTGTGGCCGTTAAACGCCATTTATATACATGATCATTTAGGAAAAACGTTAACAGTTGCAGGGGTGGTCCTTCTCTTAAATCAGGCAGCTAGTGTGCTGGGGAATTTAGTAGGCGGCGCGATTTTTGATAAGTTAGGCGGTTACCGCTCGATGCTGCTTGGGGTGAGCATTAGTTTGTTTGCTGCGGTTGGCTTATTTTTTTGGCATGGCTGGCCGCATTATGTTTATTTATTGATTATTCTTGGGTTTGGTTCAGGTATTATTATTCCGGCCATGTATGCTATGGCAGGGTCGGTTTGGCCTGAGGGCGGAAGGAAGGCTTTTAACGCACTTTATGTTGCTCAGAATTTAGGAGTTGCGATTGGTTCGGCATTAGGCGGATTTGTGGCGGCGTATCGCTTTGATTATACTTTTATGGCCAATGCCTTATTGTTCATTATGTTCTTTTTGATCGCAGTTATTGGTTATCGAACGATTCAGGTTCAAACCGTTGATATTTCAACTTCGGTTATCAAAAATGCTGGGCCCGTAAAAAATTACACGAAGCTTACGGCCCTATTGATCCTTTGTTTCGGCTATATGCTTTGCTGGATCGGCTATGTGCAATGGCAGTCAACGATTGCTACCTACACGCAGGATCTTTCAATCAGCTTGGAACAATATAGTCTTTTGTGGACAGTTAACGGTGCTTTAATTGTATTGGCCCAGCCACTGTTGGCAATGGTAGTGAAGGTTTTAAAATCGATCAAGCTGCAGATTGTGGTTGGTATGATCATCTTTATTATCTCATTTTTAATGGTAGGGACGGCTGATGAATACGCAGGTTTCTTATCGGCTATGATTATATTAACGTTCGGTGAAATGTTAGTTTGGCCAGCTGTTCCGACGATTGCCCACAGCCTCGCACCGAAAGGGAGAGAAGGTTTCTATCAGGGAATTGTCAACAGTACGGCTACGTGCGGAAGAATGCTAGGACCATTATTTGGCGGAATTATGGTCGATCAATATGGCATGGAAGTTTTATTTATTGCCCTAGTAATCCTTTGTGTCATCGGTATTTTTACTACTTTACTGTATGACAGGAAACTGAAGAAAACAGAAGTTCAACACTCCAGTATGAGCGCAAATGTTTAA
- a CDS encoding serine hydrolase domain-containing protein — MKDKKSKVTYVSVSMLLSASMLFAAVLPVNGEGQIPEPTIEKQEKNAVTKKVHPKFSWGNQAPSSPVLHPGSIKGAGMVEQPLKDIDSAMESLIQEGVMPGAVTFVARSGHIVKHEAYGHSYLYVDDKKTVAEEPIAMEEDTIFDLASISKIFTTTAAMILYEDGHFELDDPVAAYIPEFAANGKEDVTIRQLMTHTSGFTAWVPLYTIGETREERLQYVFRYRLANQPGSTYTYSDLNMITLGALVERLTGQRLDQFVREQITEPLGMKDTMYNPPESLKHRIAATEYQPWTNRGLVWGDVHDENAWSLEGVAGHAGVFSTAKDLAIFAHMFLKDGTYGSKQILKPETIQLLSENQIPQFPGDDHGLGWELAQGWYMDGLSEASTLGHTGYTGTSIVINQNNDTIAILLTNRVHPTRSTVSTNPARRQFARLVADAIPVSIPSEDGAWFSGYGDRVNKTLTAEVDLESDAVLSFDTWYRIEQDWDYGYVEVSNDGENWQALSSYTGSSVNWQTAELTIPAGTTYIRFHFDTDGSTNNRGWYVTNIKITDSSNQRTPLNLVSNGWVTRNY; from the coding sequence ATGAAAGATAAAAAGTCAAAGGTCACGTATGTTTCAGTATCTATGCTTCTATCTGCCTCTATGCTTTTTGCAGCGGTTCTTCCAGTTAATGGGGAAGGGCAAATTCCTGAACCAACGATAGAAAAACAAGAGAAGAATGCAGTGACAAAAAAGGTGCACCCTAAATTTTCATGGGGTAATCAAGCACCATCCTCCCCTGTTTTACACCCTGGTTCCATCAAAGGCGCTGGAATGGTGGAACAGCCTCTTAAGGATATTGATTCGGCGATGGAATCTCTGATCCAAGAAGGAGTCATGCCCGGTGCAGTAACGTTTGTTGCAAGAAGCGGGCACATCGTTAAGCATGAAGCATATGGTCATAGCTACTTATATGTGGATGATAAAAAGACCGTCGCTGAAGAACCAATCGCTATGGAAGAAGACACGATTTTTGATCTTGCTTCTATAAGTAAAATTTTCACTACTACTGCAGCCATGATTCTTTACGAAGATGGCCATTTTGAGTTAGATGACCCGGTTGCTGCCTATATTCCCGAATTTGCAGCAAACGGCAAAGAAGATGTGACAATCAGACAACTGATGACCCATACATCTGGTTTTACTGCGTGGGTTCCTCTATATACAATTGGCGAAACCCGTGAAGAAAGACTTCAATATGTCTTCCGGTATCGATTAGCCAATCAGCCTGGTTCCACCTACACGTATAGTGATTTAAATATGATTACACTGGGTGCTTTGGTTGAACGTTTAACTGGTCAGCGATTGGATCAATTTGTCCGGGAACAGATTACAGAGCCGCTCGGTATGAAGGACACGATGTACAACCCGCCTGAATCTTTGAAACACCGTATTGCCGCAACCGAATATCAGCCATGGACCAATAGAGGTCTTGTTTGGGGTGACGTCCACGATGAAAATGCTTGGTCCTTAGAAGGTGTTGCCGGGCATGCAGGCGTTTTCTCGACAGCCAAAGATTTAGCAATTTTTGCCCATATGTTTTTAAAGGATGGAACATATGGAAGCAAGCAAATCCTGAAGCCTGAAACTATTCAATTACTATCAGAAAATCAAATCCCTCAGTTTCCGGGGGATGATCATGGCTTAGGCTGGGAGCTTGCCCAAGGATGGTACATGGATGGCTTATCAGAAGCCTCTACTCTTGGCCATACTGGCTATACAGGAACATCAATCGTTATTAATCAAAACAATGATACAATCGCAATTCTGTTAACGAACCGTGTTCACCCCACCCGTTCAACTGTATCGACAAATCCTGCCAGACGACAATTTGCAAGGCTAGTAGCAGATGCGATTCCTGTTTCTATACCTTCTGAAGATGGTGCATGGTTCTCCGGTTATGGGGATCGGGTTAACAAAACGTTAACTGCTGAAGTAGATCTAGAAAGTGATGCAGTCCTTTCGTTTGATACGTGGTACCGGATCGAACAGGATTGGGATTATGGGTATGTAGAAGTCTCGAATGACGGGGAAAATTGGCAGGCACTTTCTTCCTATACAGGCAGCAGTGTAAACTGGCAAACAGCAGAGCTAACGATTCCTGCAGGCACCACCTATATCCGGTTCCATTTTGATACAGATGGATCAACAAATAATCGCGGCTGGTATGTTACTAATATCAAGATAACCGATTCATCCAATCAACGCACGCCTTTAAACCTGGTTAGTAATGGCTGGGTAACTAGAAACTATTAG
- a CDS encoding glycogen biosynthesis protein GlgD has protein sequence MKKRSKQNNPEQKTNNGVNNMEAEMAQDDQVVKALKRNAKRGQPDYSK, from the coding sequence ATGAAAAAACGTTCAAAACAAAATAACCCAGAACAAAAAACAAACAATGGCGTTAATAATATGGAAGCAGAAATGGCACAAGACGATCAAGTGGTAAAAGCACTAAAACGTAATGCGAAAAGAGGCCAGCCTGATTATTCAAAATAA
- a CDS encoding nuclease-related domain-containing protein, translated as MPYKARTESNEIQILRVLNSRMSLTENERQHYFNLKKGYEGEVMFDFLTEKLQCDCLILNDLLLQQNNTTFQIDSLIITSETIYVFEVKNFEGDYYYESDRLYRNPNSEITNPLTQLTRSESLLRQLLKSLGFNITIKASVVFINPEFTLYQAPLNKPFIFPTQINRFLNKLNLIPSKLIKKQHMILQTS; from the coding sequence ATGCCTTATAAAGCCAGAACCGAATCAAATGAAATACAAATCTTGAGAGTTTTAAACTCCCGGATGAGTTTGACTGAAAACGAAAGGCAGCACTATTTCAATCTGAAAAAAGGTTACGAAGGAGAGGTTATGTTTGATTTTTTAACAGAAAAACTTCAGTGTGACTGTTTAATTCTCAACGATTTACTGCTCCAACAAAATAACACCACGTTCCAAATTGACTCCCTCATCATTACTTCAGAAACCATTTACGTTTTTGAGGTAAAAAATTTCGAAGGGGATTATTATTATGAGTCTGACCGGTTATACAGGAACCCCAACTCCGAAATTACGAATCCACTCACCCAATTGACTCGAAGTGAATCCTTATTGCGCCAATTACTCAAAAGCCTCGGATTTAACATCACGATTAAAGCTTCAGTAGTTTTTATTAACCCTGAATTCACCTTATACCAAGCCCCCCTCAACAAACCATTCATTTTCCCAACCCAGATTAACCGCTTTTTGAATAAGCTAAATTTAATTCCTTCAAAGTTAATTAAAAAACAACACATGATCCTACAAACAAGTTAA
- a CDS encoding YtzC family protein yields the protein MATRSSMDAFLQRCEDTLRNAQEQYLAGQRQEHYHDLEYTQSLQGLEDVISELQIMAHSANAQQREQLYRMRLQIEQLQNKMILLNH from the coding sequence ATGGCAACTCGAAGTTCAATGGACGCCTTTTTACAGCGCTGTGAAGATACATTACGAAATGCTCAGGAACAATATTTAGCAGGGCAAAGGCAGGAGCACTATCATGACTTGGAGTATACTCAATCCTTACAGGGCTTAGAAGATGTGATAAGCGAGCTTCAAATCATGGCCCATAGTGCGAATGCCCAGCAAAGAGAGCAGTTATATCGAATGCGGCTTCAGATTGAACAGCTGCAAAATAAAATGATCCTACTTAATCACTAG